A window from Thiovulum sp. ES encodes these proteins:
- a CDS encoding nucleotide sugar dehydrogenase (PFAM: UDP-glucose/GDP-mannose dehydrogenase family, NAD binding domain; UDP-glucose/GDP-mannose dehydrogenase family, central domain; UDP-glucose/GDP-mannose dehydrogenase family, UDP binding domain~TIGRFAM: nucleotide sugar dehydrogenase): MKYKNICVVGLGYIGLPTASLLANRGFNVHGVDIIKNTVDTINRGEIHIVEPELDTFVHSAVKSGNLKADLKPAEADVFMIAVPTPFHDGFVPNVDYVISATKSIAPYLENGNLIILESTSPIGTTDSLIDVLQNEGVNTSNIDIAYCPERVLPGNIMRELVENDRVVGGITDRATERVAEFYRTFVNGEVLKTTAKTAEMVKLTENSFRDVNIAFANELSILCDKFGIDVWELIKLANRHPRVNILQPGAGVGGHCIAVDPWFIVHKGGDDAKIIKTAREINTYKTEWVIEKIKNSALEFEKENGQKPKIASMGLAFKPDIDDLRESPALYITRRLIGENLDILAVEPNIENFNEFEIHNWEEALAKSDIQVFLVAHKEFKNVSKKDSSLDFCGIL; the protein is encoded by the coding sequence ATGAAATATAAAAATATCTGTGTTGTTGGATTGGGTTATATTGGATTACCGACAGCTTCTTTATTAGCAAACAGAGGCTTCAATGTTCATGGTGTTGATATTATTAAAAATACCGTTGATACAATTAATAGAGGTGAAATACATATTGTAGAACCTGAGCTTGACACTTTTGTTCATTCTGCTGTAAAAAGTGGAAATTTAAAAGCTGATTTAAAACCTGCAGAAGCAGATGTTTTTATGATAGCTGTTCCGACTCCTTTTCATGATGGTTTTGTTCCAAATGTAGATTATGTAATATCTGCAACTAAATCTATTGCCCCTTATTTAGAAAATGGAAATTTGATAATTCTAGAATCTACTTCACCTATTGGAACAACAGATAGCCTAATAGATGTTTTACAAAATGAGGGTGTCAATACTTCAAACATCGATATCGCTTATTGTCCTGAGCGAGTTCTACCTGGGAATATTATGAGGGAACTTGTTGAAAATGATAGAGTTGTTGGAGGAATAACTGACAGAGCTACGGAAAGAGTTGCAGAGTTTTATAGAACTTTTGTAAATGGAGAAGTCTTAAAAACAACTGCAAAAACTGCTGAAATGGTAAAACTAACTGAAAACTCTTTTAGAGATGTAAATATTGCTTTTGCAAATGAACTATCAATTTTATGTGATAAGTTTGGAATTGATGTTTGGGAATTAATTAAACTTGCAAATAGACATCCTCGAGTAAATATTTTACAACCTGGTGCAGGAGTTGGCGGACACTGTATAGCAGTTGATCCTTGGTTTATTGTTCATAAAGGTGGAGATGATGCGAAAATCATTAAAACTGCTAGAGAGATTAACACTTATAAAACAGAATGGGTAATTGAAAAAATTAAAAATTCTGCTTTAGAATTTGAAAAAGAGAATGGACAAAAACCAAAAATAGCTAGTATGGGATTAGCTTTTAAACCAGATATTGACGATTTACGAGAGTCTCCCGCCCTTTACATCACTAGAAGACTTATTGGAGAAAATTTAGATATTTTAGCAGTTGAGCCAAATATAGAGAATTTTAATGAATTTGAAATCCATAATTGGGAAGAGGCTTTAGCAAAATCTGATATTCAAGTATTTTTAGTTGCACATAAAGAGTTTAAAAATGTTTCAAAAAAAGACAGCTCTTTAGATTTCTGTGGAATTTTATAA